Part of the Faecalibacterium duncaniae genome, AATCTACTGTAAGACCGGTGAGTGCGAGATCCGCATCACCGCCCGGGCTGCTTCCGATGCGGAAGGCGAAAAAATGTGCCGGGAATATGCCAAAAAGTTCTATGATCTGCTGGGCGATGCGGTGTATGATGAGGATGTGGCCGGGCTGGAGGAGACACTGGTGCGCACCTTAAAGGAAAAGGGGCTCACCCTCTCCACCGCCGAGAGCTGCACCGGCGGGCTGATCGCACAGCGTATCACCTCGGTGCCGGGCTCCAGTGAAGTGTTCGGCTACGGCTTTGTGACCTATTGGGAGGCTGCCAAGGCCAGGCTGGTGGGCGTGGAACCGGATGTCATTGCAAAGTACAATGTGGTGTCGGCCCCCGTGGCCGCCCAGATGGCGCTGGGGGCCGCGCAGGCCGCCGGTGCTGAGATTGGCATCAGCGTGACCGGCGTGGCCGGGCCGACCGGTGGAGATGCCCTCCGCCCGGTGGGCACGGTGTATCTGGGCGCGGCCCGGGGCGAGACGGTGTATGTAAAAAAGCTGTCCGTCTCCCGGCCCGACCGTGCATTGGTGCGTGCCCGTGCCGCGCAGGCCGCCCTGGAGCTGGCCCTGCGGCTGGCACAGGGAAAAGTTCCTGCAGGCACAGAGCCCCTTGCCCGGGACGCACAGCACAGCGCCGAAGCGCTGGACAAGCTGAACGAGGTGTT contains:
- a CDS encoding competence/damage-inducible protein A, which translates into the protein MTAEIISVGTELLLGNILNTNAQYLSRELAELGITVQRESTIGDNQGRLADFVNEAKNRCDLLVFTGGLGPTADDLTKETVAACYGDTLVFDESEWEKITGYFARSGRVTTPNNRKQAMVPVKGRKIINHHGTAPGAWFEQEGRCAVLMPGVPSEMKAMWNESVRPLLMKRQNCTLHSVTLRVLGGESSLEYQVRDLLENANPTAAIYCKTGECEIRITARAASDAEGEKMCREYAKKFYDLLGDAVYDEDVAGLEETLVRTLKEKGLTLSTAESCTGGLIAQRITSVPGSSEVFGYGFVTYWEAAKARLVGVEPDVIAKYNVVSAPVAAQMALGAAQAAGAEIGISVTGVAGPTGGDALRPVGTVYLGAARGETVYVKKLSVSRPDRALVRARAAQAALELALRLAQGKVPAGTEPLARDAQHSAEALDKLNEVFLGH